One window of the Labilibaculum sp. genome contains the following:
- the argH gene encoding argininosuccinate lyase: MKLWDKGVKVDKKIEQFTVGMDRELDLQLAAFDVLGSLAHIEMLESIGLLEKTELKLIQEELRKIYSSIKNNDFVIDDGTEDVHSQIEYQLTLALGDIGKKIHSGRSRNDQVLLDLKLFTRNKLEEIVREGRLLFDELIVKSNDNKDVLIPGYTHLQVAMPSSFGLWFGAYAESLSDDMMVLQAAYKVVNQNPLGSGAGYGSSFPLNRRMTTELLGFRDLSYNVVYAQMGRGKMEFTVLSALANMAMTIGKLAMDACLYNSQNFNFLSFPDELTTGSSIMPHKKNPDVFELIRAHANALQMLPAQIQAVTSNLPSGYHRDYQLTKEFFMPAFDKMIACLEMTRIMLSEVKINKDVLKDERYKYMFTVEEVNQMVLNGVPFRDAYKKIGQIVEEGNFEYKGSVKHVHEGSIGNLCNDKIVDKMNDIFVGFNFNKTKEAYMNLLNRI, encoded by the coding sequence ATGAAACTTTGGGATAAAGGCGTAAAAGTTGATAAAAAAATTGAACAATTCACTGTTGGAATGGACCGGGAATTGGATTTGCAACTTGCAGCGTTTGATGTGCTGGGATCGCTTGCACACATTGAAATGCTCGAATCCATCGGATTATTGGAAAAAACAGAATTGAAATTGATTCAGGAAGAATTACGGAAAATTTATTCCTCGATAAAAAATAATGATTTTGTAATTGATGATGGAACAGAGGATGTTCATTCTCAAATTGAATATCAATTGACTTTAGCTTTAGGGGATATTGGAAAAAAGATTCACAGCGGCCGATCAAGAAACGATCAGGTTCTTTTGGATTTAAAGCTTTTTACAAGAAACAAACTGGAGGAAATTGTTCGCGAAGGCAGATTGCTTTTTGATGAGTTAATAGTAAAAAGTAATGACAATAAGGATGTGTTGATTCCTGGTTATACTCACCTGCAAGTTGCCATGCCATCCTCATTTGGTTTATGGTTCGGAGCCTATGCCGAAAGCTTATCAGATGACATGATGGTGTTGCAGGCAGCTTATAAAGTGGTAAATCAGAACCCATTAGGATCTGGAGCCGGTTATGGTTCGTCATTTCCTCTAAACAGACGAATGACTACAGAATTGTTGGGATTTAGAGATTTAAGTTACAATGTAGTTTATGCACAAATGGGGCGTGGAAAGATGGAATTTACTGTTCTTTCAGCCTTGGCAAATATGGCTATGACAATTGGGAAATTAGCTATGGATGCCTGTTTGTATAACAGTCAGAACTTTAACTTTTTAAGTTTTCCTGATGAATTAACAACAGGAAGCAGTATCATGCCGCACAAAAAGAATCCTGATGTTTTTGAGTTGATTCGGGCTCATGCAAATGCTTTGCAAATGCTGCCGGCACAAATTCAGGCAGTAACGTCAAACCTTCCTTCCGGATATCATAGAGACTATCAGCTTACAAAAGAGTTCTTTATGCCTGCTTTCGATAAAATGATTGCTTGTTTGGAAATGACACGAATCATGCTTTCCGAAGTGAAAATCAATAAAGATGTTTTAAAGGATGAACGTTATAAGTACATGTTTACAGTGGAAGAAGTGAACCAGATGGTACTTAACGGTGTTCCTTTTCGCGATGCTTATAAAAAGATCGGACAAATAGTGGAAGAGGGTAATTTTGAATACAAAGGCAGTGTGAAACA